One stretch of Rosistilla oblonga DNA includes these proteins:
- a CDS encoding efflux RND transporter periplasmic adaptor subunit, protein MPSTADTQPNLPHSGHLPTVAEAAPSFAGEAHALAAALELLIQLEEFDDLALAAAVASDAIGDFCHARRVVVGWCRGDRQTCDVIADSEADLIDANNPTFRKLQFALDELVVRGTVTEIDLSTTEAPPAAALAVRQFASAAGATRILGSPLVDADGRLCGAWLFVDPAVQIEALRTTHLIDSLSRPLGARLATIQRHQPGRIDRAIAVVRDAFASSRGSVAIAALIVLIFVMLFPIHYSVRCDCALQPVSRRLIAAPFDGSLEKSFVDPGDLVDENTLLARISARELNWELAGLKAELHRSNKERQVSLAKQDYAASQIAQLDSQQVAHRLQLIEDRIEHLEIRSPFQGIVIAGDIKQVEGAPLETGQTLFEIAPLGAMIVELRIPEADYAYVRPQMPVQLRLHAFPTQPIEGRVENVHPKAEVIDNANVFVAKIQIDDPHAIYRPGMHGRASIRSDRRPLVWVLFHKPWSALMMWLGC, encoded by the coding sequence ATGCCTTCAACCGCCGACACACAACCGAACCTACCGCACTCGGGCCACCTGCCGACGGTCGCTGAGGCTGCGCCGTCGTTTGCCGGCGAAGCGCATGCGTTGGCAGCGGCGTTGGAGTTGTTGATCCAGTTGGAAGAGTTCGATGACCTCGCGTTGGCCGCTGCGGTGGCTAGCGATGCCATCGGTGACTTCTGCCATGCGCGGCGCGTTGTCGTCGGCTGGTGCCGCGGCGACCGACAAACCTGCGACGTGATCGCCGACAGCGAAGCGGATCTGATCGACGCGAACAACCCGACATTCCGCAAGCTGCAATTTGCGTTGGACGAACTGGTTGTTCGCGGCACCGTTACCGAGATCGATCTATCGACAACCGAAGCTCCACCGGCGGCTGCGCTTGCGGTGCGGCAGTTTGCGTCGGCAGCCGGCGCCACGCGGATCCTTGGATCTCCGTTGGTCGATGCCGACGGGCGGCTGTGCGGTGCCTGGTTGTTTGTCGATCCAGCAGTTCAGATCGAAGCGCTGCGGACAACTCACCTTATCGATTCGCTGTCGCGACCGCTGGGCGCTCGACTGGCAACGATCCAACGTCATCAACCCGGTCGGATCGATCGCGCGATCGCGGTGGTTCGCGATGCGTTTGCATCCAGCCGCGGATCGGTGGCGATCGCGGCATTGATCGTGCTGATCTTCGTGATGTTGTTCCCCATCCACTACTCGGTCCGCTGCGATTGCGCGTTGCAGCCGGTCTCGCGGCGTTTGATCGCTGCACCGTTCGACGGATCGCTCGAGAAGTCGTTTGTCGATCCGGGCGATCTGGTCGACGAGAACACGCTGTTGGCGCGGATCAGCGCCCGCGAACTGAACTGGGAACTGGCGGGGCTGAAGGCGGAACTTCACCGTTCCAATAAAGAGCGGCAGGTCTCGCTGGCAAAACAGGATTACGCAGCGTCGCAAATCGCGCAGCTCGATTCCCAACAGGTTGCCCATCGGCTGCAATTGATCGAAGACCGGATCGAACATCTCGAGATCCGCAGCCCGTTTCAAGGGATTGTCATCGCGGGAGACATCAAACAGGTCGAGGGAGCTCCGCTGGAAACGGGGCAGACCCTGTTCGAGATCGCGCCGCTCGGGGCGATGATTGTCGAGCTGAGAATTCCCGAAGCCGATTACGCTTATGTCCGGCCGCAGATGCCGGTCCAGTTGCGGCTGCACGCCTTTCCGACTCAGCCGATCGAAGGCCGAGTGGAAAACGTGCACCCGAAAGCGGAGGTGATCGACAACGCCAACGTGTTTGTCGCCAAGATTCAAATCGATGATCCACATGCGATCTATCGACCGGGGATGCACGGCCGGGCCAGCATTCGATCGGATCGGCGACCGCTGGTCTGGGTGCTGTTCCACAAACCGTGGTCCGCGTTAATGATGTGGTTAGGATGTTAG
- a CDS encoding c-type cytochrome, with protein sequence MALLIGLTSSITSAADKTSAEAPKRGIGVTPAESFRVPEGFEVELLYQVPSNSEGSWVCLTTDPKGRLLASDQYGGLYRITVKADGGVDVERLKGDFGMAHGMLSAFGSLYINVNGQPAKGKQKEVKSGIYRLTDTTGDDQYDKVEHLIELKGRGEHGPHALILSPDGKQIYIASGNTTDLPADVPHSRVPRHWSEDHLLGSMPDARGHNAGRLAPGGWVARINPDGSDFEIIATGFRNEYDIAFNPAGELFTYDADMEWDVGTAWYRPTRVNHVVSGAEFGWRNGAGKWPAYYPDSLGAVVDIGPGSPTGIAFGTGAKFPAKYQKALFICDWSFGNIFAVHMDESGSSYSGSFETFATAAPLPVTDLVVRPQDGLLYFTIGGRRTQSALYRIRYTGPESTAPVAPSVDQESQALRQLRHKLESFHGSANPEAVAAAIAELGNADRNIRFAARIALEHQPVDQWRSKVLALTDPQALVHGVIALARCGEASDASAAIEALTSIKWDALSDSQRIDLLRAYGLTFIRLGTPNDAQRATILAQLDPHLPGKNVDVNRELAQVLIALDADKIAARVVDLMINAPTQEDQMRYAFALRGHEATWDADSRKAYFGWFQDAAAARGGMSFGGFLTNIRDAAIAKLSDEKKAELGDLLKTPEARDPLADLEPRDVVKEWKVEDLTADSEATKQAYDFERGKKMFAVGQCYKCHRMSGQGGILGPDLTGAGGRFSTKDLLVSIIEPDKVISDQYGATQFLTLDGKVIVGKVINLSGDRMMVLTNMMNPADQTTIIRDDIDTMGEATTSMMPAGLLDTMTAEEIRDLLAYLKAGGNPSHEIYAK encoded by the coding sequence TTGGCACTGCTGATTGGCCTGACCTCCAGCATCACTTCAGCCGCCGACAAGACCTCGGCTGAAGCCCCTAAACGGGGAATCGGCGTGACTCCAGCCGAATCGTTTCGCGTTCCCGAAGGCTTTGAAGTCGAACTGCTGTACCAAGTCCCCTCCAACAGCGAAGGCTCTTGGGTCTGTTTGACCACCGATCCGAAAGGACGTCTGCTGGCCAGCGATCAATACGGCGGGCTCTATCGCATCACGGTCAAGGCCGACGGTGGGGTCGATGTCGAGCGTTTGAAAGGTGACTTCGGCATGGCCCACGGCATGCTCTCCGCCTTCGGCAGCCTGTACATCAACGTCAACGGACAACCCGCCAAAGGGAAGCAGAAGGAAGTCAAAAGCGGCATCTATCGCTTGACCGACACCACCGGCGACGACCAGTACGATAAGGTCGAACACCTGATCGAATTGAAGGGGCGCGGCGAACACGGCCCGCACGCGTTGATCCTCTCTCCCGATGGCAAACAGATTTATATCGCCAGCGGCAACACGACCGATCTGCCAGCCGACGTTCCCCACAGCCGCGTCCCTCGCCATTGGTCGGAAGATCATCTGTTGGGAAGCATGCCCGACGCGCGCGGCCACAATGCGGGACGCTTGGCTCCCGGCGGTTGGGTCGCAAGGATCAACCCCGACGGCAGCGACTTTGAAATCATCGCCACCGGTTTCCGCAACGAATACGACATCGCCTTCAACCCCGCCGGCGAACTGTTCACCTACGATGCCGACATGGAATGGGACGTCGGTACCGCTTGGTACCGTCCGACCCGCGTGAACCACGTTGTCAGTGGCGCTGAGTTCGGTTGGCGCAATGGCGCTGGCAAGTGGCCAGCCTATTACCCCGACAGCCTCGGCGCTGTCGTCGACATCGGCCCCGGTTCACCGACCGGAATCGCGTTTGGCACCGGTGCCAAGTTCCCAGCGAAGTACCAGAAGGCATTGTTCATCTGTGACTGGAGCTTCGGAAATATCTTTGCAGTCCACATGGACGAATCGGGTTCCAGCTACAGCGGATCGTTCGAAACCTTCGCCACCGCCGCGCCGTTGCCCGTGACCGACCTGGTCGTGCGTCCTCAAGATGGCCTGCTGTATTTCACGATCGGTGGCCGACGAACTCAGTCGGCACTCTACCGCATCCGCTACACCGGCCCCGAATCGACAGCTCCCGTTGCCCCGTCGGTCGATCAAGAATCGCAGGCGCTACGTCAACTGCGACACAAGCTGGAATCGTTCCACGGTTCGGCTAATCCCGAGGCAGTCGCCGCGGCGATTGCGGAACTCGGAAATGCCGATCGCAACATCCGCTTTGCCGCTCGCATCGCCTTGGAACACCAACCTGTTGACCAATGGCGCAGCAAAGTCTTGGCGTTGACCGATCCTCAAGCGTTGGTCCACGGCGTGATCGCTCTGGCCCGTTGTGGCGAAGCTTCCGATGCCTCCGCGGCGATCGAAGCCCTGACGTCGATCAAGTGGGACGCTCTGAGCGATTCGCAGCGGATCGATTTACTGCGAGCCTACGGACTGACCTTCATTCGTTTGGGCACTCCCAACGACGCACAACGTGCAACGATTCTGGCCCAACTGGATCCGCATCTGCCTGGCAAAAACGTCGACGTCAACCGCGAACTGGCTCAGGTTCTGATCGCACTGGACGCCGACAAGATCGCCGCTCGCGTTGTCGACTTGATGATCAACGCACCGACGCAAGAAGATCAGATGCGATACGCGTTTGCGCTTCGCGGACACGAAGCGACCTGGGACGCCGATTCGCGAAAAGCCTACTTCGGCTGGTTCCAGGACGCTGCTGCCGCCCGCGGTGGCATGTCGTTCGGCGGCTTCCTGACAAACATCCGCGATGCGGCGATCGCCAAGCTCTCGGATGAAAAGAAAGCCGAACTGGGCGACCTGCTGAAGACTCCAGAGGCTCGCGATCCTTTGGCCGACCTGGAACCGCGCGACGTCGTCAAGGAATGGAAGGTCGAGGACCTGACCGCCGACAGCGAAGCCACCAAGCAAGCGTATGACTTTGAACGCGGCAAGAAGATGTTCGCCGTCGGTCAGTGCTACAAGTGCCATCGCATGAGCGGCCAGGGAGGGATCTTGGGGCCCGACCTGACCGGTGCCGGCGGACGCTTCAGCACCAAGGATCTGTTGGTTTCGATCATCGAACCGGACAAAGTCATCAGCGACCAATACGGTGCAACGCAGTTCCTGACGCTGGACGGCAAAGTCATCGTCGGCAAAGTCATCAACTTGTCGGGCGACCGCATGATGGTCCTGACCAACATGATGAACCCCGCCGATCAGACGACGATCATTCGCGACGACATCGATACGATGGGCGAAGCAACGACGTCGATGATGCCCGCTGGATTGTTGGACACGATGACCGCTGAAGAGATCCGCGACCTGTTGGCGTATCTGAAGGCGGGCGGCAATCCGTCGCATGAGATCTACGCCAAGTAG
- a CDS encoding inositol monophosphatase family protein: protein MSDLDREQIMEVARQAAVAAGGVLRRYYETGVQIRSKADATGGQHNLVSDADLESEQTIAGVIRAAFPDHELLGEEELSGAIEAEHLWVIDPLDGTNNFAHSIPHFAISIAYCYRGQPQVGIVYNPIREDWFTAIAGAGAWSNDRRLSVSSEESLGQAMLACGFHYDRGKLMQATLDAIGELFSQHQIHGIRRMGAAALDLCGVAAGQFGGFFEYFLSPWDFAAGKLIVEEAGGTVTTSRGEPLGLQAGGVIVTNGKLHPKLSEIVQRHQPSGF from the coding sequence ATGAGCGATTTGGATCGAGAGCAGATCATGGAAGTCGCACGCCAGGCCGCGGTTGCCGCCGGCGGCGTGCTGCGACGCTATTACGAAACCGGCGTGCAGATCCGCAGCAAAGCCGACGCAACCGGAGGCCAACACAACCTCGTCTCCGACGCCGATCTCGAATCGGAACAGACGATCGCCGGCGTGATCCGGGCGGCGTTTCCCGATCACGAGCTGTTGGGAGAAGAGGAGCTTTCGGGAGCGATCGAAGCGGAGCATCTGTGGGTGATCGATCCCTTGGACGGGACAAACAACTTCGCCCACAGCATTCCCCATTTTGCGATCTCGATCGCCTACTGTTATCGCGGCCAGCCGCAGGTCGGCATCGTCTACAACCCGATTCGCGAGGATTGGTTCACGGCGATCGCGGGGGCTGGGGCGTGGAGCAACGATCGCCGGTTGAGCGTTTCGAGCGAAGAGTCGCTGGGGCAAGCGATGCTGGCGTGCGGGTTCCATTACGATCGCGGCAAGTTGATGCAGGCGACCCTGGATGCGATCGGCGAGCTGTTCTCGCAACATCAGATCCACGGCATCCGCCGGATGGGCGCCGCGGCGCTCGATCTGTGCGGCGTCGCAGCCGGGCAGTTCGGCGGCTTTTTCGAATATTTCCTTTCGCCGTGGGACTTCGCCGCCGGGAAGCTGATCGTCGAAGAGGCGGGCGGAACCGTGACAACATCGCGAGGCGAACCGCTGGGGCTGCAAGCCGGCGGCGTGATCGTGACCAATGGCAAACTGCACCCGAAGCTCTCCGAGATCGTCCAGCGCCACCAACCCTCCGGTTTTTAA
- a CDS encoding ATP-binding protein, with product MAKKAAQPKKKASNDDRMLRRPAEDLFAEEIDALIKNDQHPCPNGWRMSARSVLTYICGGKAGSTPITPKYVGNRRLVEIAISTLVTDRALLLIGEPGTAKSWLSEHLAAAINGDSTKVVQGTAGTTEEQIRYTWNYAMLIAHGPSPEALIKSPVFRAMESGQLARFEEITRCASEVQDAMISLLSEKRISVPELATEVAAEKGFSVIATANTRDRGVNDMSAALKRRFNLVVLPSPSDLETEIDIVTGRVAQLASNLDLQAELPTPDAVEKVCTIFRELRSGETLDGKNKLKSPSGVLSTAEAISLLCNSMALAGSFGNGSVTAEDIAAGLQGSVVKDDAKDHLVWSEYLKNVMKKRGAQWRPLFDACSDHNS from the coding sequence ATGGCAAAAAAAGCAGCCCAACCGAAGAAGAAAGCGAGCAATGACGACCGGATGCTGCGGCGTCCGGCCGAAGATCTGTTTGCCGAAGAGATCGACGCGCTGATCAAAAACGATCAGCATCCATGCCCCAACGGCTGGCGAATGTCTGCCCGCAGCGTGCTCACCTACATCTGCGGCGGCAAGGCGGGAAGCACGCCGATCACTCCCAAATACGTCGGCAACCGTCGCCTTGTCGAGATTGCGATTTCGACGCTGGTCACCGATCGGGCGCTGCTGTTGATCGGCGAACCGGGGACCGCCAAAAGCTGGCTCAGCGAACATCTGGCCGCAGCGATCAACGGCGATTCAACGAAAGTTGTCCAAGGAACTGCTGGGACAACGGAAGAACAGATCCGCTACACCTGGAACTACGCGATGCTGATCGCTCACGGTCCCAGCCCCGAAGCGTTGATCAAGAGTCCCGTCTTTCGTGCGATGGAGTCAGGGCAACTTGCCCGTTTCGAAGAGATCACGCGCTGCGCGTCGGAAGTCCAAGACGCGATGATCTCGCTGCTGTCGGAAAAACGGATCAGCGTTCCCGAACTGGCGACCGAGGTCGCTGCCGAAAAAGGGTTCTCGGTGATCGCGACGGCCAACACCCGCGACCGCGGCGTCAACGACATGTCGGCAGCTCTGAAACGCCGCTTCAATCTCGTCGTCCTGCCCAGCCCATCGGATCTGGAAACGGAGATCGACATCGTCACCGGCCGCGTTGCTCAATTGGCATCGAACCTCGACTTGCAAGCAGAACTACCGACGCCGGATGCCGTCGAAAAAGTCTGCACGATCTTCCGCGAACTGCGATCGGGCGAAACGCTCGACGGCAAGAACAAACTCAAAAGCCCCTCCGGCGTCCTCTCCACCGCCGAAGCGATCTCCTTGTTGTGCAACAGCATGGCCCTCGCGGGCAGCTTCGGAAACGGCAGCGTCACCGCCGAAGATATCGCAGCCGGCCTGCAGGGCTCGGTCGTCAAAGACGACGCCAAAGATCACCTGGTCTGGTCGGAATACCTGAAGAACGTCATGAAGAAACGGGGCGCCCAGTGGCGGCCACTCTTCGACGCCTGCTCCGATCACAACTCTTGA
- a CDS encoding type II toxin-antitoxin system HicB family antitoxin produces MNAAARYVKIVEWSDEDNCYVGSCPGLFYGGCHGDDEKSVFAELCQIVEETVKLYEAENRPLPPATSGYDWANTIANATTT; encoded by the coding sequence ATGAACGCTGCCGCACGATACGTCAAGATTGTCGAATGGTCCGACGAAGACAACTGCTATGTCGGCAGCTGCCCCGGCCTATTCTACGGTGGCTGCCATGGAGACGACGAAAAGTCGGTTTTCGCTGAACTCTGCCAAATCGTCGAAGAGACAGTGAAACTGTACGAAGCCGAAAATAGGCCGTTGCCCCCTGCAACGTCGGGCTACGATTGGGCCAATACGATCGCAAACGCAACGACGACGTAG
- a CDS encoding efflux RND transporter periplasmic adaptor subunit, whose product MSLVIDRLTDDVSQWKPRVLPELVFWPDRAPGEIQYRIEVPSRHKFFSVGYEEYVFISLLDGKTTVAQACGRAAQTLGREALTQRQADSITHWLLQQELATLDGVKVRSAADPAQPNTPAKQGLWDRFNPFWIKLPLPIVDHLIRSSAGLLAPIFSPLAVAAACLIMLVGIVSVAMQWDRFIASSAAIFSPSTWVATLVTWIVLKFLHELAHAAAARRYGCETTQVGIVLVLLAPLAYVDVTTSWRLRSRWQRIAIAAAGMYLELTIAAIAAIAWCWVDSPVITFHLYNVILAASLSTLLFNANPLMRFDGYYILTDLLQLPNLAGEGSMAIRDLASRLFYARGIARDRHYGWRRAAVVGYGIASIAWRILICISLVIAAGFMFRGAGVVLVGFAMLAWVIRPIARTLQSLNRQRQRAPAACVRAVVVAASLAVIAIAGIFYMPVSTAIVAPAVVDQGEDVAVRTATDGFVETIDVVDGETVRTGDILIRLRNEELHHQLVKLQTEIGQAEIRKRSAAEKQDVAAVQIEREALQALGDRMQQLQNQIDGLTVTAHRDGTIVARGLADRLQQYVPEGTELLTIALPSDRRVIASIAQQDIRQVAMQVGKPVQIKTASRDRAAGRLAHIHPLATSELQHVALAGIHDGPLPVRADSEAGTYRLLSPRFEAIIDIDAGEIDRLPVGQTVRVQIGRMSLTPYQRVRVWFQRLLEMERTAARDRS is encoded by the coding sequence ATGTCGTTGGTGATCGATCGTTTGACGGACGACGTCAGCCAGTGGAAGCCTCGGGTCTTGCCCGAACTGGTTTTCTGGCCCGATCGCGCGCCGGGCGAAATCCAATACCGCATCGAGGTCCCCTCGCGACACAAGTTCTTTTCGGTCGGCTATGAAGAATACGTCTTCATCTCGCTGTTGGACGGCAAGACCACGGTGGCTCAGGCCTGCGGGCGAGCCGCTCAAACCCTGGGCCGAGAAGCGTTAACCCAGCGGCAAGCCGACTCGATCACCCATTGGTTGCTGCAACAAGAATTGGCGACTCTCGACGGCGTGAAGGTTCGATCCGCGGCCGATCCCGCCCAACCAAACACTCCGGCAAAGCAAGGTCTTTGGGATCGGTTCAATCCGTTTTGGATCAAGCTGCCGCTGCCGATCGTCGACCACCTGATTCGCTCATCCGCCGGGTTGCTGGCACCGATCTTCTCGCCACTTGCTGTCGCTGCCGCATGCCTGATCATGCTGGTTGGGATCGTGAGCGTTGCGATGCAGTGGGATCGCTTTATCGCATCGTCGGCCGCGATCTTCAGTCCCAGCACCTGGGTCGCCACGCTGGTGACTTGGATCGTGTTGAAGTTCCTACATGAACTGGCTCACGCTGCGGCCGCTCGACGCTACGGATGCGAGACGACACAAGTCGGAATCGTGTTGGTGCTGTTGGCCCCGCTGGCTTACGTCGACGTCACGACCAGCTGGCGATTGCGGTCGCGATGGCAACGAATCGCGATCGCCGCGGCGGGGATGTATCTGGAACTAACGATCGCTGCCATCGCAGCGATCGCATGGTGCTGGGTCGATTCGCCGGTCATCACTTTCCATCTTTACAACGTGATCCTGGCCGCCAGCCTGTCGACGCTGCTGTTCAACGCCAATCCACTGATGCGGTTCGACGGATATTACATTCTGACCGATCTACTGCAGCTGCCGAACCTTGCTGGCGAGGGATCGATGGCGATCCGCGATTTGGCCAGCCGTCTGTTTTATGCTCGGGGAATCGCTCGCGATCGGCACTACGGATGGCGTCGAGCGGCGGTCGTTGGATATGGGATCGCATCGATCGCATGGCGGATTTTGATCTGCATCTCGCTGGTCATCGCTGCAGGCTTTATGTTCCGCGGCGCTGGCGTGGTGCTGGTCGGTTTTGCGATGCTCGCTTGGGTGATTCGCCCGATCGCGCGGACGCTTCAGTCGCTGAACCGCCAGCGACAGCGAGCCCCCGCGGCCTGCGTTCGCGCCGTCGTCGTTGCCGCTTCGTTGGCTGTGATCGCTATCGCGGGAATCTTCTACATGCCGGTATCGACAGCGATCGTCGCACCGGCGGTCGTCGACCAAGGAGAGGACGTCGCTGTCCGCACCGCGACCGATGGGTTTGTCGAAACGATCGATGTCGTCGATGGGGAAACGGTGCGAACCGGTGACATCCTGATCCGACTGAGGAATGAAGAACTGCACCATCAACTGGTCAAACTGCAGACGGAAATCGGACAGGCAGAAATTCGCAAACGGAGCGCCGCGGAGAAGCAAGACGTCGCGGCGGTTCAGATCGAACGAGAGGCCTTGCAGGCGTTGGGCGACCGGATGCAGCAACTGCAAAACCAGATCGATGGGCTGACCGTTACCGCTCATCGCGACGGAACGATCGTGGCTCGCGGGCTGGCCGACCGGTTGCAGCAGTATGTGCCCGAAGGGACCGAACTGTTGACGATCGCCCTGCCGAGCGACCGCCGTGTGATCGCCTCGATCGCACAACAAGACATCCGCCAAGTCGCGATGCAAGTTGGCAAACCGGTGCAGATCAAGACCGCCTCGCGAGATCGCGCCGCCGGCCGATTGGCTCACATCCATCCACTTGCTACCAGCGAACTACAGCACGTTGCCTTAGCGGGCATCCACGACGGACCGCTGCCGGTCCGGGCGGATTCCGAAGCCGGAACCTATCGGCTGCTCTCTCCTCGCTTTGAAGCGATCATCGATATCGACGCGGGCGAAATCGATCGCTTGCCGGTCGGGCAAACCGTGCGAGTCCAGATCGGTCGGATGTCGCTAACGCCCTACCAACGCGTTCGTGTTTGGTTCCAGCGGTTGCTGGAAATGGAGCGGACGGCGGCGCGGGATCGCTCCTAA
- the aroB gene encoding 3-dehydroquinate synthase gives MVLPNVPDRLEVPLPDAPYPILIGSDWLTDLVSPIADRMPDLSHAIIIHDAAVAQPWAATIQQALQDRYRTDMISVPSGEPSKCVEQLQRLWIGLLEAKTDRKSAIIAVGGGVVGDLAGMVAATFMRGIRFVQVPTTLLAQVDSSVGGKTGINLPGAKNMVGSFWQPQLVAIDIATLGTLAPREFISGLAEVAKYGVICDAEFFAWLQQNHEAIHARDAAALKHAIRTSCQAKADVVLADERETTGRRATLNYGHTFGHAIEALAGYGHFLHGEAIAIGMQMAADLARRMGRVDDAFCEQQTELFTSLQLPITWSEADPDAMLGAMFSDKKTEHGKLRFILPTKIGHVELVDDVPEDLVRQAITACSK, from the coding sequence ATGGTTTTGCCAAACGTTCCCGACCGCCTGGAAGTCCCGCTGCCCGATGCTCCGTACCCGATTCTGATCGGCAGCGATTGGTTGACGGATCTCGTTTCGCCGATCGCCGATCGGATGCCCGATCTGTCGCATGCGATCATTATTCACGATGCGGCTGTCGCCCAGCCATGGGCCGCGACAATTCAGCAAGCGTTGCAGGACCGCTATCGGACCGACATGATTTCGGTCCCGTCGGGCGAACCGAGCAAGTGTGTCGAACAGCTGCAGCGGTTGTGGATTGGGCTGCTGGAAGCCAAGACCGATCGCAAGAGCGCGATCATCGCCGTCGGCGGAGGCGTCGTGGGCGATCTAGCCGGGATGGTGGCGGCGACCTTCATGCGTGGGATCCGGTTTGTCCAAGTCCCGACAACATTGTTGGCTCAGGTCGACAGTAGCGTCGGCGGCAAGACGGGGATCAATCTGCCCGGTGCCAAGAATATGGTCGGCTCGTTTTGGCAGCCCCAGTTGGTTGCGATCGATATCGCGACGCTGGGGACTTTGGCGCCGCGGGAGTTCATCAGCGGGCTGGCCGAAGTGGCGAAGTACGGCGTGATCTGCGATGCCGAATTTTTTGCTTGGTTGCAACAGAATCACGAAGCGATCCACGCCCGCGATGCCGCGGCGCTGAAGCATGCGATCCGAACCAGTTGCCAAGCGAAAGCCGACGTCGTCTTGGCCGACGAACGCGAAACGACAGGCCGCCGCGCGACCTTGAACTATGGCCATACCTTTGGTCATGCGATCGAAGCGCTTGCCGGATACGGACACTTCCTGCACGGCGAAGCGATCGCGATCGGGATGCAGATGGCCGCCGATCTTGCACGCCGCATGGGACGTGTCGACGATGCGTTTTGTGAACAGCAGACCGAGCTGTTCACCTCGCTGCAGTTGCCGATCACTTGGTCCGAAGCCGATCCCGATGCGATGTTGGGAGCGATGTTCAGCGATAAGAAGACCGAACACGGCAAGCTGCGTTTTATCTTGCCAACAAAAATTGGACACGTCGAATTGGTCGACGATGTTCCCGAAGACTTGGTCCGCCAAGCGATCACCGCCTGCAGCAAATAG
- a CDS encoding type II toxin-antitoxin system HicA family toxin, whose product MPRKIRELIADLTAAGFENRGGKGSHRNYVHPNLAKPVTLSGRTGDDAKRYQERAVNKAIEESKS is encoded by the coding sequence GTGCCGAGAAAGATTCGAGAACTGATTGCCGACCTGACGGCGGCGGGCTTTGAGAATCGTGGAGGCAAAGGGAGCCACCGGAACTACGTGCATCCCAATCTCGCGAAACCAGTGACGCTTTCTGGCAGGACGGGTGACGACGCAAAAAGGTACCAGGAACGCGCCGTAAACAAGGCGATCGAGGAATCGAAGTCATGA
- a CDS encoding efflux RND transporter periplasmic adaptor subunit gives MKLTTKTARHCLVPLILLTVAANACQAQDSDSAVEAFIEPYQTIQIPATEIGTLVRIDVREGDKVHRGQTLAQVDDRILQASLAAARVAKEAKGNLRSAQAEREVKRRQLASLEELRIRGNATQREIDRALADFEASDARLQAVNEDLEVRRFEYDRILAQIEKRVLQSPIDGVVASINKDVGEFVAPTDPIVMTIVQLEIVQAIFSLPISVAAQIVPGKTVRMTVGSEDRPVQGVIEMVAPIADAKSGTVRVKVRIANKNGRVFSGSTCRWELDASMQEALASVPSRRLIMAEAERKIKGR, from the coding sequence ATGAAACTCACGACCAAAACAGCCCGACATTGCCTGGTCCCGTTGATTCTCTTGACGGTCGCGGCCAATGCCTGCCAGGCTCAGGATTCGGATTCGGCGGTCGAAGCTTTCATCGAGCCCTACCAGACGATCCAGATTCCCGCGACCGAAATTGGGACGTTGGTCCGGATCGACGTCCGCGAGGGAGACAAGGTCCATCGCGGACAGACGCTGGCTCAAGTGGACGATCGCATCTTGCAAGCCTCTCTGGCCGCGGCTCGCGTCGCTAAAGAGGCCAAAGGGAACCTGCGTTCGGCGCAGGCGGAACGCGAGGTTAAACGGCGGCAATTGGCAAGCCTGGAAGAACTGCGGATCCGCGGCAATGCAACGCAGCGCGAGATCGACCGCGCGCTGGCCGACTTCGAAGCCTCCGATGCCCGATTGCAAGCTGTCAACGAAGACCTCGAGGTGCGCCGCTTTGAATACGACCGCATCCTGGCGCAGATCGAAAAGCGAGTGCTTCAGTCGCCGATCGATGGCGTGGTTGCCAGCATCAACAAGGACGTCGGCGAGTTTGTCGCTCCCACCGACCCGATCGTGATGACCATCGTGCAGCTGGAAATTGTGCAGGCGATCTTCTCGCTGCCAATCTCGGTCGCAGCCCAGATCGTGCCAGGCAAAACAGTTCGCATGACCGTCGGAAGCGAAGACCGCCCGGTGCAAGGCGTGATCGAAATGGTCGCTCCCATCGCCGATGCCAAAAGTGGAACCGTGCGGGTCAAGGTGCGAATCGCCAACAAAAACGGCCGCGTGTTCAGCGGCAGCACCTGCCGTTGGGAGCTCGATGCGAGCATGCAAGAAGCGCTCGCCAGCGTCCCCAGTCGGCGGCTGATCATGGCGGAAGCCGAACGCAAAATCAAAGGCCGCTAA